A stretch of Acidovorax sp. RAC01 DNA encodes these proteins:
- a CDS encoding ABC transporter permease, with protein sequence MSTAPAVSLSPSRRAWLRFKRNRLGYWSLLIFCTLVVVSLFAELVSNDKPLVVRYEGQTYFPMLKDYPETTFGGDFLTPTDYLDPFIQERLGTDGNWALYTINRYGPNTLNYFAKSPNPSAPTSANWLGTDDRGRDLLAQLLYGFRVSVLFGLALTVTGVLLGVITGAIQGFFGGKTDLAFQRFIEVWGSMPELYLLIIFSAVFAPSISLLLILLSLFGWMGLSDYVRAEFLRNRQLDYVKAARALGVSNSQIIWRHILPNSLTPVVTFLPFRMSAAILALTSLDFLGLGVPPGTPSLGELLSQGKNSIDAWWISLSTFAVLVTTLLLLTFMGDALRDALDPRKADQ encoded by the coding sequence ATGAGCACCGCCCCAGCCGTATCCCTTTCCCCATCGCGCCGCGCCTGGCTGCGCTTTAAGCGCAACCGCCTGGGCTACTGGAGCCTGCTGATCTTCTGCACGCTGGTGGTGGTCAGCCTGTTTGCCGAACTGGTGAGCAACGACAAGCCGCTGGTCGTACGCTACGAGGGGCAAACCTATTTCCCCATGCTCAAGGACTACCCCGAGACCACCTTTGGCGGGGATTTCCTCACCCCTACCGATTACCTCGACCCGTTCATCCAGGAGCGCCTGGGCACCGACGGCAACTGGGCGCTGTACACCATCAACCGCTACGGCCCCAACACGCTCAACTACTTTGCCAAGTCGCCCAACCCGTCAGCGCCCACGTCGGCGAACTGGCTGGGCACGGACGACCGGGGGCGCGACCTGCTGGCGCAGTTGCTCTACGGGTTCCGCGTGAGCGTGCTGTTCGGCCTGGCACTCACGGTGACGGGTGTGTTGCTGGGCGTGATTACCGGCGCCATCCAGGGCTTCTTTGGCGGCAAGACGGATCTTGCGTTCCAGCGCTTCATCGAGGTGTGGGGCTCCATGCCCGAGTTGTACTTGCTCATCATCTTCAGCGCGGTGTTTGCGCCCAGCATCTCGCTGCTGCTCATTCTGTTGAGCCTGTTTGGGTGGATGGGGCTGTCGGACTACGTGCGCGCCGAGTTCCTGCGCAACCGCCAGCTCGATTACGTGAAAGCCGCGCGCGCACTGGGCGTGAGCAACAGCCAGATCATCTGGCGCCACATCCTGCCCAACAGCCTGACGCCCGTGGTGACCTTCCTGCCGTTTCGCATGAGCGCAGCCATCCTGGCCCTGACCTCGCTCGACTTTCTGGGCCTTGGGGTTCCACCCGGCACCCCCAGCCTGGGCGAGCTGCTGAGCCAGGGCAAGAACAGCATTGATGCGTGGTGGATTTCGCTCTCCACCTTCGCAGTGCTGGTGACCACATTGCTACTGCTCACCTTCATGGGCGACGCCCTGCGCGATGCGCTCGATCCTCGAAAGGCCGACCAGTGA
- a CDS encoding extracellular solute-binding protein: protein MRFWLTFLWMGCAAPAWAAHAYALWGEPRYPAGFAHFEYVNPAAPKGGELRLVSNLRTSTFDKYNPFTIKGNAPAYLSSLMFDSLLVGAMDETATGYGLLAQDVEVAADGLSVVFRLRPEARFHNGKPVLAQDVKHSFDTLVGPHTSPAYKTLLIEVAGVDVLDDRMVRYRFKQPNRELPLTVGGLPVFSRDWGVENGKAKPFNEVVTDVPIGSGPYRIGPVRFGKDITYVRDPNYWARDLNVRKGTANFDQVLVKIYKDNTARLEALKAGEFDLMRFFSAGDWARRVTGKKFDSGELVKGEFRHKLPSGFQSYVLNTRRPMLQDARVREALGLAVDYEWMNRQLFYGAYQRVNGLFGNTACETRGVPSPQELALMEPYRKHIPAAAFGPMTVPPRTDGDSSLRANLRRAQALLKEAGWEVRDGALRNAKGEPMVLEYMDSNDGGVRTITPWMRALEKIGVTLKFRAVDFALYQQRLQKFDFDITSMAYQGTNNPGQEFADMFGSAAADTEDSGNFPGVKNPAVDAMVKAMTSAKTEAELLPACHALERIIAHSHYLIPQWTAGTHRMAYNAWRLDKPPTMPPYSTGEGWVIDTWWAKK, encoded by the coding sequence ATGCGGTTTTGGCTGACTTTTCTGTGGATGGGATGTGCGGCTCCGGCCTGGGCCGCGCACGCCTACGCGCTGTGGGGCGAGCCCCGCTACCCCGCGGGCTTCGCGCATTTCGAGTACGTCAACCCCGCCGCACCCAAGGGCGGCGAGCTGCGCCTGGTGAGCAACCTGCGCACTTCCACGTTCGACAAGTACAACCCGTTCACCATCAAGGGCAACGCGCCCGCGTACCTGTCGTCGCTGATGTTCGACTCGCTGCTGGTGGGTGCCATGGACGAGACGGCCACCGGCTACGGCCTGCTGGCGCAAGACGTCGAGGTCGCGGCCGACGGGCTGTCGGTGGTGTTCCGCCTGCGGCCCGAAGCGCGCTTTCACAACGGCAAGCCGGTGCTGGCGCAGGACGTGAAGCACAGCTTTGACACGCTGGTGGGGCCCCACACCTCGCCTGCGTACAAGACGCTCTTGATTGAAGTGGCGGGCGTGGACGTGCTGGACGACCGCATGGTGCGCTACCGGTTCAAGCAACCCAACCGCGAACTGCCGCTCACGGTGGGTGGGCTGCCGGTGTTCAGCCGTGACTGGGGCGTGGAAAACGGCAAGGCCAAGCCGTTCAACGAGGTGGTCACCGATGTGCCGATTGGCAGCGGGCCCTACCGGATCGGGCCGGTGCGCTTCGGCAAGGACATCACCTATGTGCGCGACCCAAACTACTGGGCCCGCGACCTGAACGTGCGCAAGGGCACGGCCAATTTTGACCAGGTGCTGGTCAAGATCTACAAGGACAACACCGCGCGGCTCGAAGCCCTGAAGGCCGGTGAGTTTGACCTGATGCGGTTTTTCAGCGCGGGCGACTGGGCCCGCCGCGTCACAGGCAAGAAGTTCGACAGCGGTGAGCTCGTCAAGGGCGAGTTCCGCCACAAGCTGCCTTCGGGTTTCCAGAGCTACGTGCTCAACACCCGCCGCCCCATGCTGCAGGACGCCCGCGTGCGCGAGGCACTGGGCCTGGCGGTGGACTACGAGTGGATGAACCGCCAGCTTTTCTACGGTGCCTACCAGCGTGTGAATGGCCTCTTTGGCAACACGGCTTGCGAGACGCGGGGCGTGCCGAGCCCGCAGGAGCTTGCGCTGATGGAGCCATACCGCAAGCACATCCCTGCCGCTGCGTTCGGCCCCATGACCGTGCCGCCCCGCACCGACGGGGACTCATCCCTGCGCGCCAATCTGCGCCGGGCCCAGGCCCTGCTCAAGGAAGCCGGCTGGGAGGTGCGCGATGGCGCGCTGCGCAACGCCAAGGGGGAGCCCATGGTACTCGAATACATGGACAGCAACGACGGCGGCGTGCGCACCATCACGCCGTGGATGCGGGCCCTGGAGAAGATCGGCGTCACGCTGAAATTCCGCGCGGTGGACTTTGCGCTGTACCAGCAGCGGCTGCAGAAGTTCGACTTTGACATCACCTCCATGGCCTACCAGGGCACGAACAACCCGGGTCAGGAATTTGCCGACATGTTCGGCAGCGCAGCGGCCGACACGGAAGACTCGGGCAACTTCCCCGGCGTGAAGAACCCGGCGGTGGACGCCATGGTCAAGGCCATGACCAGCGCCAAGACCGAGGCCGAGCTGCTGCCCGCCTGCCACGCGCTCGAACGCATCATTGCGCACAGCCACTACCTCATCCCGCAGTGGACGGCTGGCACGCACCGCATGGCCTACAACGCCTGGCGCCTGGACAAGCCTCCCACCATGCCGCCGTATTCGACGGGCGAGGGCTGGGTCATCGACACCTGGTGGGCCAAAAAATGA
- a CDS encoding ABC transporter ATP-binding protein produces the protein MNAPAHSPLLQVQDLYVRFGTKDVVRGVNFSIAAGEKLALVGESGSGKTITALSLLRLAGDAVITGQAHLQGRGDLLALTEREMRGVRGGDIAMVFQEPMTALNPLMTIGMQVAEILQLKKGLTGAQCAQAAIELLAQTGIPEPARRANSFPHQLSGGQRQRAMIAMALASSPKLLLADEPTTALDVTLRGQILDLLSNLQRQTGMAVLLITHDLNLVRRFADRVAVMEQGVLVEQGRVAEVFGTPQHSYTRRLIASQPRRDVVEADPPADTPPVVRTQDLRVVYPTPLPGIRGWFKKGEFVAVHAATLQLLPGQTLGVVGESGSGKSTLAQAILGLLPYAGDLQVGGSAWQQPAMRNTPANQRLRRRVQVVFQDPFSSLSPRLTVEEIVGEGLKVHEPGLTVAQRRTRVEAALLEVGLAEAQYPRLLERYPHEFSGGQRQRLAIARALIVQPQVLVLDEPTSALDVTIQQQVLGLLQRLQKEKGLSYLLITHDVQVIRAMAHDVVVMKDGAIVESGTVAQVLDAPSHPYTQRLVAAAGIES, from the coding sequence GTGAACGCCCCGGCCCATTCTCCGTTGCTGCAGGTGCAGGACCTGTACGTTCGCTTTGGCACCAAGGACGTGGTGCGGGGCGTCAACTTTTCGATTGCAGCGGGAGAAAAGCTCGCCCTGGTCGGCGAGTCCGGTTCGGGCAAGACCATTACCGCGCTCAGCCTGCTGCGGCTGGCGGGCGATGCAGTCATTACCGGCCAGGCACATCTGCAGGGCCGCGGCGACCTGCTGGCGCTGACCGAGCGCGAGATGCGCGGGGTGCGTGGTGGCGACATCGCCATGGTGTTCCAGGAGCCCATGACCGCGCTCAACCCGCTCATGACCATCGGCATGCAGGTTGCCGAGATCCTCCAGCTGAAAAAGGGCCTGACCGGTGCGCAGTGCGCGCAGGCCGCCATCGAGCTGCTGGCGCAGACGGGCATTCCCGAGCCCGCGCGGCGTGCCAACAGCTTTCCCCACCAGCTCTCGGGCGGGCAGCGTCAGCGCGCCATGATTGCCATGGCGCTGGCCAGCAGTCCGAAGCTGCTTTTGGCAGACGAGCCCACCACCGCGCTGGACGTGACCCTGCGCGGTCAGATCCTGGACCTGCTCAGCAACCTGCAGCGCCAGACCGGCATGGCCGTGCTGCTGATCACGCACGACCTGAACCTGGTGCGCCGCTTTGCCGACCGCGTGGCGGTGATGGAGCAGGGCGTGCTGGTGGAGCAGGGCCGGGTGGCCGAAGTCTTTGGCACGCCCCAGCACAGCTACACGCGCCGACTGATCGCCAGCCAGCCCCGCCGTGATGTGGTCGAGGCTGACCCGCCCGCCGACACACCGCCCGTGGTGCGCACGCAGGACCTGCGCGTGGTCTACCCCACGCCACTGCCTGGCATCAGGGGCTGGTTCAAGAAGGGCGAATTCGTGGCCGTGCACGCCGCCACGCTGCAGCTGCTGCCCGGGCAGACATTGGGCGTGGTGGGCGAGTCGGGCTCGGGCAAGTCAACGCTGGCGCAGGCCATTTTGGGGCTGCTGCCGTATGCGGGGGATCTGCAGGTGGGCGGCAGCGCGTGGCAGCAGCCCGCCATGCGCAATACCCCGGCCAACCAGCGGCTGCGCCGCCGGGTACAGGTGGTGTTTCAGGACCCGTTTTCGTCGCTCTCTCCGCGCCTGACGGTCGAGGAGATCGTGGGCGAGGGCCTGAAGGTGCACGAGCCCGGGCTGACCGTGGCCCAGCGCCGCACCCGCGTCGAGGCCGCGCTGCTCGAGGTCGGCCTGGCCGAAGCCCAGTACCCGCGCTTGCTAGAGCGTTATCCGCACGAGTTCTCGGGCGGACAGCGCCAGCGCCTGGCCATTGCGCGCGCCCTCATCGTGCAACCTCAGGTGCTGGTGCTAGACGAACCTACCAGCGCGCTGGACGTGACCATCCAGCAGCAGGTGCTGGGCTTGCTGCAGCGCCTCCAAAAGGAAAAGGGCCTGAGCTACCTGCTCATCACGCATGACGTCCAGGTCATCCGTGCCATGGCGCATGACGTGGTCGTGATGAAGGACGGCGCCATAGTGGAAAGCGGCACGGTGGCCCAGGTACTGGATGCGCCAAGCCACCCGTACACGCAGCGGCTGGTGGCCGCTGCCGGCATCGAAAGCTGA
- a CDS encoding microcin C ABC transporter permease YejB: MFAYILKRVLLMLPTLLGVLLLTFVVIQFVPGGPVEQYMAEAKAGAGAGGAEGGGMSYRGAQGVDPKRLEQIKALYGFDKPAHERFFQMLGQFARFDLGKSFFQNKDVWTLVKEKLPVSISLGLWTFFISYLVAVPLGVAKAVRAGSRFDLVTTLIILVGYAIPGFVLGVALLVIFGGQLQWFPLRGLTSSNWEELSWSARIVDYLWHITLPVTAMVLGSFAVTAMLTKNAFLEEIRKQYVLTARAKGLSERQVLWKHVFRNALIPIVTGFPAAFIGAFFAGSLLIETLFSLDGLGLLSYESVIRRDYPVVLGTLYLFTLIGLVTKLISDLCYVWVDPRVKFD; this comes from the coding sequence ATGTTTGCCTACATCCTCAAACGCGTCCTGCTCATGCTGCCCACGCTGCTGGGCGTGCTGCTGCTCACGTTCGTCGTGATCCAGTTCGTGCCCGGCGGCCCGGTGGAGCAGTACATGGCCGAAGCCAAGGCCGGTGCGGGCGCCGGTGGTGCGGAGGGCGGCGGCATGAGCTACCGCGGCGCGCAGGGCGTGGACCCCAAGCGGCTGGAGCAGATCAAGGCGCTGTACGGCTTTGACAAGCCCGCCCACGAGCGCTTCTTTCAGATGCTGGGCCAGTTCGCCCGGTTTGACCTGGGCAAGAGCTTCTTCCAGAACAAGGACGTGTGGACGCTGGTCAAGGAAAAGCTGCCCGTCTCCATCAGCCTGGGCCTGTGGACGTTTTTCATCAGCTATCTGGTGGCCGTGCCGCTGGGCGTGGCCAAGGCGGTGCGTGCAGGTTCGCGGTTTGACCTGGTCACCACGCTGATCATTCTGGTGGGCTACGCTATCCCGGGCTTTGTGCTGGGCGTCGCGCTGCTGGTGATCTTTGGCGGGCAGTTGCAGTGGTTCCCGCTGCGCGGGCTCACGTCATCGAACTGGGAAGAGCTGAGCTGGAGCGCACGCATTGTCGATTACCTGTGGCACATCACGCTGCCGGTCACTGCTATGGTGCTGGGCAGCTTTGCGGTGACGGCCATGCTCACCAAGAACGCGTTTCTGGAAGAGATCCGCAAGCAATATGTGCTGACGGCCCGCGCCAAGGGCCTCTCTGAACGGCAGGTGCTGTGGAAGCATGTGTTCCGCAATGCGCTAATCCCCATCGTTACCGGGTTCCCGGCCGCGTTCATCGGGGCGTTCTTTGCCGGATCGCTGCTGATCGAGACCCTGTTCTCGCTGGACGGCCTGGGCCTGCTCAGCTACGAAAGCGTGATCCGCCGCGACTACCCCGTGGTCCTGGGCACGTTGTACCTGTTCACGCTGATCGGCCTGGTGACTAAGCTCATCAGCGACCTGTGTTACGTGTGGGTCGACCCCCGCGTGAAGTTTGACTAG
- a CDS encoding c-type cytochrome — protein MFRFDSKTLLHRALLRIPGGVATALLGVLCGVSVVSLSFAAASAPAHGAVAAAAAPGVRAADMSTEGMASRVLACTACHGKEGRATQEGYFPRIAGKPAGYLANQLINFRDGRRSYPQMTYLIEHLTDPYLHEMAAHFAALELPYAPPPAPQAAAAALERGRLLVERGDAARDVPACVSCHGAAMTGVQPFIPGLLGLPRDYLNSQLGAWKTGQRRAQAPDCMAAIARKLTPDDVSAVSAWLAAQPVPGGGKPAAALPAPMPLRCGGVAEVPAASGAPRAAWPVAVR, from the coding sequence ATGTTCCGCTTTGATTCCAAGACGCTCCTTCACCGCGCCCTGCTGCGTATTCCAGGGGGTGTGGCGACTGCGCTGCTTGGCGTGCTGTGCGGCGTCTCCGTGGTCTCGCTGTCGTTCGCAGCGGCCAGCGCCCCGGCGCACGGGGCTGTGGCGGCCGCGGCTGCCCCGGGGGTGCGAGCGGCCGACATGTCCACTGAGGGAATGGCCTCGCGCGTGCTCGCATGCACGGCGTGCCATGGCAAGGAGGGCAGGGCTACCCAGGAAGGTTACTTTCCGCGCATTGCGGGCAAGCCCGCGGGCTACCTTGCAAACCAGCTGATCAATTTCCGCGACGGGCGGCGCAGCTATCCGCAGATGACCTACCTGATCGAGCACCTGACCGATCCGTACCTTCACGAGATGGCAGCGCACTTTGCAGCGCTTGAGCTGCCCTACGCTCCGCCTCCCGCGCCGCAGGCCGCGGCCGCAGCCCTGGAGCGTGGCCGCCTGCTGGTCGAGCGGGGCGATGCAGCCCGTGATGTGCCGGCCTGCGTGTCTTGCCATGGCGCGGCCATGACGGGTGTGCAGCCGTTCATCCCCGGCTTGCTGGGCCTGCCGCGCGACTACCTCAACAGCCAGCTCGGCGCCTGGAAGACCGGGCAGCGGCGTGCCCAGGCGCCCGACTGCATGGCCGCCATCGCGCGCAAGCTCACTCCAGACGATGTGAGTGCCGTGTCTGCCTGGCTGGCGGCGCAGCCTGTGCCGGGCGGCGGTAAGCCCGCGGCAGCGTTGCCTGCGCCCATGCCGCTGCGCTGTGGCGGGGTAGCCGAGGTACCTGCCGCTTCTGGCGCTCCGCGCGCGGCTTGGCCCGTGGCCGTGCGCTGA
- a CDS encoding lipocalin family protein produces MPAAQAQPPRRSAWTIAASSALLLGVAALAACSTPRVPDGIQAVTGFDVNRYVGHWHEVARIDHSFERGLTRTSATYSRNNDGTIKVVNRGYDPRRKAWKEAEGTAQFVGDPERAALKVSFFGPFYGGYNVVALDENYQWAMVVGSSLDYLWILSRTPSLPADVREHLLERATQMGVDVNRILWVPTGGEQLAARPMPR; encoded by the coding sequence ATGCCAGCAGCGCAAGCCCAACCGCCCCGCCGTTCAGCCTGGACCATCGCCGCAAGCAGTGCCTTGCTTTTGGGCGTGGCCGCGCTGGCAGCCTGTTCGACCCCGCGGGTGCCCGACGGCATCCAGGCCGTGACCGGGTTCGACGTCAACCGCTACGTCGGCCACTGGCACGAGGTGGCGCGCATCGACCATTCCTTTGAACGCGGCCTCACGCGCACCAGTGCCACCTACTCCCGCAACAATGACGGAACCATCAAGGTCGTCAACCGGGGCTACGACCCGCGGCGCAAGGCATGGAAGGAAGCCGAAGGAACGGCCCAGTTTGTGGGCGACCCGGAACGCGCAGCGCTCAAGGTGTCTTTCTTCGGGCCGTTTTACGGTGGCTACAACGTGGTGGCACTGGACGAGAACTACCAGTGGGCCATGGTGGTCGGCTCCAGCCTGGACTATCTGTGGATCCTGTCGCGCACGCCGTCGCTGCCTGCCGACGTGCGCGAGCACCTGCTGGAGCGCGCCACCCAGATGGGCGTGGATGTGAACCGCATCCTGTGGGTGCCCACCGGCGGTGAGCAGCTGGCAGCACGCCCCATGCCACGCTGA
- a CDS encoding c-type cytochrome — protein sequence MKRILWKISAAMATLGVVAAALVTLNLRGEAELPAAETLVLSPALAARGEYLARVGNCMACHTTQGGAPFAGGRGIETPFGVVHSSNLTPDSAHGIGAWSSAEFWRAMHHGRSKDGRLLYPAFPYPNYTQVTREDSDAIYAYLKTIPPAAEPNRPHALRFPYSTQAALGVWRALFFAPGATGPDMAQTAEWNRGAYLVNGLGHCTACHTPRNALGATKDAKAFTGGLIPVQNWYAPALNAASEAGVSQWPTDDVVALLKTGVAPQGSVMGPMAEVVFRSTQYLSDADARAMAVYLQALPPHEPAAAAAARPPGPALERGAKVYEQHCAQCHGEQGGGKPGAFPALKGNRAAALGDPTNVVRVVLQGGYLPATAGNPRPHGMPPFQHILGDDEIAAVATFIRNSWGNRASAVGTIEVHRARERRGL from the coding sequence ATGAAACGCATCCTCTGGAAGATTTCTGCAGCCATGGCCACGCTCGGCGTTGTGGCCGCTGCGCTGGTCACACTCAACCTGCGCGGCGAGGCTGAACTGCCGGCCGCGGAAACCCTCGTGCTCAGCCCCGCGCTGGCAGCGCGGGGCGAATACCTGGCGCGTGTGGGCAACTGCATGGCCTGCCATACCACCCAGGGCGGTGCGCCCTTTGCCGGTGGCCGGGGCATCGAAACGCCCTTTGGCGTGGTGCACAGCTCCAACCTCACGCCCGATTCGGCCCACGGTATTGGCGCCTGGTCGTCGGCCGAATTCTGGCGCGCCATGCACCACGGCCGCAGCAAGGATGGTCGGCTGCTGTACCCCGCCTTCCCGTATCCCAACTACACGCAGGTCACGCGTGAGGATTCGGACGCCATCTACGCCTATCTGAAAACCATTCCGCCCGCGGCCGAGCCCAACCGCCCGCATGCGCTGCGCTTCCCGTACAGCACCCAGGCGGCGCTCGGCGTGTGGCGGGCTCTGTTTTTTGCGCCGGGCGCTACCGGGCCCGACATGGCCCAAACCGCCGAATGGAACCGCGGCGCGTACCTGGTCAACGGGCTGGGGCACTGCACTGCCTGCCACACGCCCCGCAATGCCCTGGGCGCTACCAAAGACGCCAAGGCCTTCACCGGAGGGCTGATCCCCGTTCAAAACTGGTACGCCCCTGCGCTGAATGCAGCGTCCGAGGCGGGTGTCAGCCAGTGGCCCACCGATGACGTGGTGGCGCTTCTCAAAACGGGCGTGGCCCCGCAAGGGTCGGTCATGGGGCCGATGGCCGAGGTGGTGTTTCGCAGCACGCAGTACCTGAGCGACGCCGATGCGCGGGCCATGGCCGTCTACCTGCAGGCATTGCCACCGCACGAGCCGGCTGCCGCGGCTGCGGCCAGGCCGCCTGGTCCAGCCCTGGAGCGGGGTGCCAAGGTGTATGAGCAGCACTGCGCGCAGTGCCACGGAGAGCAGGGGGGCGGAAAGCCCGGGGCGTTCCCTGCGCTCAAGGGCAACCGCGCTGCGGCGCTTGGCGACCCCACCAATGTCGTGCGCGTGGTGCTCCAGGGCGGGTATCTGCCGGCCACGGCTGGCAACCCGCGCCCGCACGGCATGCCGCCGTTTCAGCACATTCTTGGCGACGATGAGATTGCCGCCGTGGCGACCTTCATCCGCAACAGCTGGGGCAACCGGGCGTCGGCTGTCGGTACCATCGAGGTGCACCGCGCGCGCGAGCGCCGCGGGTTGTAG